AGAAGATCGCTCAAGAAATTCCAGGGTGGGGAGGAAAGATTTCAACTCAAACAATCAAAACATTTGCAGAGGGACTGATCAAAAATTACCTTTTGAGCAAATATAAAAAAATCAATCTCATCTATACGAAACATCAAACCATTTTCTCTAGGACAATTATCAACAAGCAATTGCTGCCAATTCCTAAAAAAACAAAACCGATCGAACGTGATTATATTTTAGAGCCCTCTTTAGAAGAATTGCTAACCGAATTTCTTTCCCGCTACTGCATTGCAGAGATACAAGAGATGCTAAACCAAGCTTATGTAAGCGAATTGGCCGCCCGCGTTTTAGCGATGAGGGCTGCTGCGAAAAATGCCGATACAATGATCGAAAACCTAACCTTGCTAAGCAACAAGGTCAGACAAGCAGGAATTACCAGCGAAATGCTGGAAATCATGATTGGCGCTGAAGCCATGAAATAGAAGGTGCAGACAATGAGCAATACAGGAATCATCAAACAAGTCATCGGACCAACAATTGACGTAGAATTTTCCAAAGATGAGGTTCCTAACATCTACAATGCAATTGAGGTCATTGATGAAGAAAGAAACATTCACCTCTTTGCAGAAGTCGCCGCACAAATTGGCGACGGAATTGTACGCTGCATCGCTCTTTCCTCAACTGATGGCCTTGTAAGAGGAATGAAAGCCATTGATACCGGTGCCTGCATCCGTGTACCAGTCGGAGAAAAAACTCTGGGACGCATCTTTAATATCTTAGGAAAACCGATAGATAACCTGGATTCCATTTCACCAAAAACGCCGCACATGCCCATTCATCGCGCCCCTCCATCATTAGAGCAGCAAGAAACAAAGGAGATTGTTTACGAAACAGGAATTAAGGTCATCGATCTCTTGGCTCCTTTTCTCAAAGGAGGAAAAGTCGGACTTTTCGGAGGAGCTGGTGTAGGAAAATCCGTCATCGTTATGGAACTGATCCACAATATCGCCACACAACATGGAGGATATTCTGTTTTTTGTGGAGTGGGAGAACGAACAAGAGAAGGAAATGATTTATGGCTGGAAATGAAAGAATCGGGAGTGCTTGACAAGACATGCTTGGTCTTTGGACAAATGAATGAACCTCCAGGAGCAAGGCTGCGAGTGGGTCTTACGGGCTTGACAATGGCTGAATATTTCCGCGATAAAGAACATCAAGACGTCTTGCTTTTTGTGGATAACATTTTTCGTTTCGTGCAAGCAGGATCGGAAGTTTCCGCTTTATTAGGAAGAATGCCTTCAGCCGTCGGCTACCAGCCAACACTTTCAGCAGAAATCGGGGCATTTGAAGAACGGATCACATCAACACAAACAGGGTCGATTACATCGGTGCAGGCCGTTTATGTTCCTGCAGATGACTATACAGATCCCGCTCCAGCAAGCCTTTTCTCCCATTTTGATGCATCCATCACCCTATCCAGGCAAATCGCAGAGCTTGGAATCTATCCCGCAGTCGATCCTTTAGCTTCATCATCGCGCATCTTGGA
This genomic window from Waddlia chondrophila WSU 86-1044 contains:
- the atpG gene encoding ATP synthase F1 subunit gamma, producing MLSLKEIRKRIRSVENIQQITKSMEMVAAARLQKALVQAEHSHDYVLSMHDMLPRLIATATRDCHPLLKENKTGSTLFIAASTDRGLCGAYNSNLFSALDRLLKETHTAELIIFGGKGIDYYHKKKQKIAQEIPGWGGKISTQTIKTFAEGLIKNYLLSKYKKINLIYTKHQTIFSRTIINKQLLPIPKKTKPIERDYILEPSLEELLTEFLSRYCIAEIQEMLNQAYVSELAARVLAMRAAAKNADTMIENLTLLSNKVRQAGITSEMLEIMIGAEAMK
- the atpD gene encoding F0F1 ATP synthase subunit beta, producing the protein MSNTGIIKQVIGPTIDVEFSKDEVPNIYNAIEVIDEERNIHLFAEVAAQIGDGIVRCIALSSTDGLVRGMKAIDTGACIRVPVGEKTLGRIFNILGKPIDNLDSISPKTPHMPIHRAPPSLEQQETKEIVYETGIKVIDLLAPFLKGGKVGLFGGAGVGKSVIVMELIHNIATQHGGYSVFCGVGERTREGNDLWLEMKESGVLDKTCLVFGQMNEPPGARLRVGLTGLTMAEYFRDKEHQDVLLFVDNIFRFVQAGSEVSALLGRMPSAVGYQPTLSAEIGAFEERITSTQTGSITSVQAVYVPADDYTDPAPASLFSHFDASITLSRQIAELGIYPAVDPLASSSRILDAWTVGEQHYDLACKVQKILQRYKDLQDIIAILGIDELSADDKLIVSRARKIQRFFSQPFFVAETFTGKSGRYVKLKETIKGFQMIIEGELDDLPEQAFYMTGTIEEVLEKAEKK